The window CGCAAACTGACGGCGGTCGAGGCTCTGGGCAGCTGCACGCTGATCGCCAGCGACAAGACGGGCACGCTCACCGTGAACAAGCAATCGCTTCGGCTCCTGGCTCTTCCCTCGGGAGAACGTTTTACGGTTTCCGGAGAGGGTTACGCCGGGGAAGGGGAAGTGAGCACCCAGAACGGGGAACCCCTTGCGGCCAGCGCCCGGTCCCGGGTTGAAGCTTTGGCCCGGGCCGGTATTGTGTGCAACGAAGCGACGCTCTTGCGGGATGGTGAAACCTGGACCGGCCACGGAGACGCCGTGGACCTGGCTTTTTTGGCCCTCGGGTACAAGCTGGGGCTGGAGCCGGAGTCCGTGCGCCGCGGGGTGACCGTGGTCGGGGAGATCCCCTTCGAGTCCGAACGCCGGTACGCCGCCCGGTTCTACCGGGAAGAAGGCCGGATGCGGGTGGCGGTGAAAGGTGCGATCGAGACGGTCCTCCCGTTTTGCCGGACCATGCTTACGGAGGGCGGCACGGTCGAAATCGACCCGGAGTCCGTGCAGCGGGAGGCGCTGTCCCTGTCCGGCGGGGGCTTCCGGGTGCTGGCCGTCGCCGGGGGAGAACTGGACGCGCCGCCGGATGCGCCCGCTTATGAGGAGGCCCACATTCCGCCCCTGACCCTGCTCGGCCTGGTCGGCCTGATCGATCCTTTGCGCCCGGAGGTGCGGGCGGCCGTGGATAAGTGCCGGACGGCAGGGGTAAAGGTGGCCATGATCACCGGGGACCATCCGGCCACCGCCCTGGCCATCGCCCGTGAACTAGGCATCGCGCACGCGGAGACGGACCTGGTCACCGGCGGGCAGTTGGACGCGGCCGGGCCACCGGACAGTCCCGAGTTCCTGGAATTGGTGAAGTCGGCCCACGTGTTCGCGCGGGTCACGCCTTTGCAGAAACTGCACATCGTGGATGCCCTGATCCAGGCGGGTCACTACGTGGCGGTCACCGGGGACGGGGTGAACGACGCCCCGGCGATGCGCAAGGCGAACATCGGGGTGGCCATGGGTTCGGGCACGGACGTGGCCAAGGACACGGCGGCCATTATCGTCACCGACGACAACTTCGCGTCTATCGAGGCCGGGGTGGAGGAAGGGCGCTACGCCTACGACAACATCCGGAAAGTAATTTACCTCTTGGTGGCCACCGGTGCGGCCGAGGTGGTGCTGATCACCCTGGCGCTCCTGTTCGGCTTGCCGCTGCCCCTGGTGGCGGTGCAACTGCTGTGGCTGAACTTGGTCACGAACGGTATCCAGCACGTGGGCCTGGCCGTGGAAGGGGGCGAGCCGGAAACTATGACCCGTCCGCCGCGCAAACCTACCGAAGGTGTGTTTAACCGGCTGATGGTGCAGCAATTGGTCGTAGCCAGCGCGACCATGGGCGTAACCGCTTTCGGACTGTGGTACTGGCTCCTGGCCTCGGGGTGGGAGGAAGCGGCGGCCCGGAATATGGTGCTGCTGTTGATGGTTTTCCTGGAGAATTTCCACGTGTTCAACTGCCGGTCCGAATACCGTTCTGCCTTCCGGGTGCCCCTAACGCGCAACCTGGTGCTGGTGGCCGGGGTGCTGGCCGCGCAGGGGATTCACATCCTGGCGATGCACATCCCCTTCATGCAGTCGGTGCTGCGGGTGGCGCCGGTTTCGACCGGTGAGTGGCTGAGTCTGTTCCTGCTGGCCTCGGTGGTCCTGGTGGTGATGGAACTTTTCAAACTGGCCAAGCGCTACTCGTCCTCGACGATTACCGCGGTGCCGTAAGCCAGGATCTCGGCGGCGGTGGCCGCCACCTGGGCGGTGACGAAGCGCACCTCCACGACCGCATTCGCACCGAGCCTTTCGGCTTCCTCCACCATCCGCTTGACGGCGTCCCGGCGGGACATGGACATCAATTCGGTGTATTCCTTGATCTCGCCGCCGACGATATTCTTCAATCCCGCCAGCACGTCGCGGCCGATGTTGCGGCTGCGCACGATATTCCCGCTGACCAGGCCCAGGGTGCGCACCACCCTCTTGCCCGGAATCTCCCGCGTAGTGGTAATGATCATCCTTCATCGCCCTCCCGCCGTTTTTCGAGCCACAGGACCACGAGCAGAATACCGAAGCCCAGGCCGACGGCCGCGATCCCCAGGCGCAGCAGCACGGGGATTACGTCCGCGGTCAGGAATATCCAGACCCCCCAGCCGGCAAAACCGGCCAGGAGCAGGATACCTAACCCGATCATAAGGTATGATAGAAATCTCAAGCCAAAATCATCCCCATTGACTGAACCTGGATAAAGTATACCACACAGACCCGGATAAAGCATACCCACGTTTCGACGTTGCCGGCGGGATGATGAGCGGCTCGCCCCGGCCGTCCGCCGGCGCACGGATCGGTTGAAACGGGCCGCCCCGGGGAGAATAGAGAGAGAACGGTATTTGACTCGTTTTTGTTTCGGGGTTATAGTTAAAGTCAGTCAAAGTCAAAAAATATCGACCAAGGAGTGAGGTCACTGCCGACTCTCGCCGACAGCATTGCGGAATACATCAAAAGGCGCGTGGCGGAAAGCCCGCACGGTTACGTCGAGATCCGGCGCAACGACCTGGCCGAACGATTTCAGTGCGTACCGTCCCAGGTGACCTACGTTCTGGCCACCAGGTTCCATGTACGGACCGGGTTTGTGGTGGAAAGCCGGCGCGGCGGCGGCGGCTACATTCGTGTGGTCCGATTGCCCTCGGCGCAGAACGGGCTGGCCCGGGAATTGTATCGCCTGATCGGGTCCCGCATCGGGTCCCGTGAGGCCCGGGAGATAGTGCTGCGCCTGCGCGCGGAAGGCTTGATCGGGGAACGCGAGACCCGCCTGATCAGCGGCGCGGTTGACGACCGGACCCTGCGCGTGCTGGATTTTCCCTGGCGCAACCTGGTCCGGGCCAGCATCCTGAAGGAGATGCTCAGCGCACTCCTGCACGAAGCGGCCGGGCCGGGCAGTGGCCGCAGGGCCGGAAAAGGAGATGAGGGCACCCCTTGATCTGCGAGCGATGCAAACAACAACCGGCCTCGGTGCACTACACCGAGGTCATCAATAATCAGAAACGCCAGATGTACCTGTGCCCGGCCTGCGCCGAGGAAGCCCATAAGGCGTTCGACCTCGGGGCGCCGCTCAACCTGCACAATTTGCTGGCCGGACTGATGGGCCCCGGAAACGTCAAGGAAGTTCCGGAAAACGAGGCGGAGTTCCTTTGTGAAACCTGCGGGCTTTCGGACGCCGCGTTCGGCAAATACGGTCTTCTAGGTTGCGGCGGGTGCTACCAGTATTTCGGCGAACGCCTGGAGCCGCTTCTGAGGCGGATCCACGGCTCCACCCGGCACACTGGCAAGGTGCCCCAGCGTTCCCGGAACAAGTATCTGCTGATACAGGAAGTGGACCGCCTGCGAGCCCAAATGCGTGAGGCGGTTGAAAAAGAGGAATTTGAGCGCGCCGCCGCGTTGCGGGACGCGATCCGGGATCTGCAACAGAGGCTGGCTTGATGGGGGAGGTTGCGCACGCTTGAGTTTGAAGAACACGTTACAGAGCCCGTACAGCCAGTGGATGGAGGACGACGCTCCCGAGTCGGACGTGGTCATCTCCTCGCGGGCTCGCCTGGCCCGAAGTCTGGCCGGTTACCCCTTTCCCCACCGGCTTTCTCCGGAACAGGCCGAACAGGTGATCCAGGCAGTCAGCCTGGCCGTCCGCAACGCGGAGTTCCGGACACGTTTCGGCGACGTGGAGTTGGTCCGGATGACCGAATTGTCTCCGGTCGACCGGTGGATACTGGTGGAAAAGCACTTGATCAGCCCCGGTTTTCTCAAGAACACGGGGAGCAGTTTCGAATACAAGGGGCTGGTGCTGACCCCGGACGAGCAGCTGAGCATCATGGTGAACGAAGAAGACCACCTGCGCATCCAGTGCCTGTTCCCCGGGCTGCAGCTTGAGGCCGCGGCCCGCACGGCGGACGAGGCCGACAGCCTGCTGGAAAAGACGCTTGATTTCGCGTTTTCGGACCGGATCGGCTATCTAACCGCCTGTCCGACCAACGTGGGGACCGGGCTCCGCGCTTCGGTGATGGTGCACCTCCCGGGACTGGTACTGCTCGGACAGGTCAAGGAGGTGCTGACGACCGTTTCCAGGCTGGGGCTGACGGTACGCGGCCTGTTCGGCGAGGGGACCGATGCGGTGGGCAACCTTTTCCAGGTCTCGAACCAGGTGACCCTGGGTCACCGGGAGTCTGAAATTACGGGCAACCTGGCTTCGGTCACCCGGCAGGTGATCGAGCAGGAGCGCTCAGCCCGCCAACAGCTGGTCAGGCAGATGCCGGTGGTCATGCGTGACCGGGTGGGCCGGGCGCTCGGGATCCTTAAACACGCGCACACCCTGGGTGTGGAAGAGGCCATGCGCCTGATTTCGGACGTACGCCTGGGGGTAATGGCGGGACTCCTGAAGGGGCCGCCGTCGCGGGTGCTTCTGGAACTTATGGTTATCACCAGGCCGTCGTACCTGGTGAGAGTCAGCGGGCGGGAACTATCCCCGCCTGAATGGGACGAATTGCGGGCCACACTGGTCCGGGAGCTTGTGAACGCGCATTCCGGAGAACATCCCGGAGCGCAGGATGGTCGTGACACCGGCCGCCGACCGGAAGAGAAGAAGAAGATATGAAAAGCGCGTATGAAAAGCGCGCGGAGTGGGTGATTTCCCCCGCGCACGGAGGTGTAAAGAGTGTACGGACGTTTTACCAGGCGGGCTCAGAAAGTGATCATGCTGGCGCAGGAAGAAGCCAGGAAACTCGGGTACCCATACATTGGCACCGAACACCTGCTCCTCGGCTTAATCCGCGAGGGTGAGGGGGTGGCGGCCAGAGCGCTGGCCGAAATCAAAATCGACCCCCGCAAGATCCGCGCGGCGATCGAGAAAATGGTGGAGCCGGGCCAGGGCGGTGGAGCCCTGGTCGAGGTTTCTTTCACCCCGCGGGCGAAAAAGGTGCTGGAGTTGTCCATTGACGAAGCGCGGCGCCTGGGCCACAGCTACGTGGGCACCGAACACATTCTGCTTGGTTTGATCCGGGAGGGCGAAGGCGTGGCGGCCCAGGTTCTAACCGGTATGGGTGCCGACCTGGAAAGAGTCAGACACCT is drawn from Candidatus Desulforudis audaxviator MP104C and contains these coding sequences:
- a CDS encoding cation-translocating P-type ATPase, which produces MLKRADIQNIAWHALPAGEVYARLATVPAGLDAEEAAARQREFGPNALPGPKIRSLGLIFVHQFFSPLIYILLAAAIVSVVIGEVKDAGFILAVILLNAGIGTHQEWKAEKSAAALQGFLTVLVRVSRAGVERQVPAEELVPGDVVFLESGNRVPADLRLVQANGLAADESLLTGESIAVQKDTAPVGAEVPVSDRSNMAFAGSIITAGRGTGIVVATGKDTEVGKIAEAVTQAETSKPPLVLRMERFSRQISFAVLGACALLAAVAIARGMPAAEVFFTAVALAVSAIPEGLPVAITIALSVATVRMLRRNVIVRKLTAVEALGSCTLIASDKTGTLTVNKQSLRLLALPSGERFTVSGEGYAGEGEVSTQNGEPLAASARSRVEALARAGIVCNEATLLRDGETWTGHGDAVDLAFLALGYKLGLEPESVRRGVTVVGEIPFESERRYAARFYREEGRMRVAVKGAIETVLPFCRTMLTEGGTVEIDPESVQREALSLSGGGFRVLAVAGGELDAPPDAPAYEEAHIPPLTLLGLVGLIDPLRPEVRAAVDKCRTAGVKVAMITGDHPATALAIARELGIAHAETDLVTGGQLDAAGPPDSPEFLELVKSAHVFARVTPLQKLHIVDALIQAGHYVAVTGDGVNDAPAMRKANIGVAMGSGTDVAKDTAAIIVTDDNFASIEAGVEEGRYAYDNIRKVIYLLVATGAAEVVLITLALLFGLPLPLVAVQLLWLNLVTNGIQHVGLAVEGGEPETMTRPPRKPTEGVFNRLMVQQLVVASATMGVTAFGLWYWLLASGWEEAAARNMVLLLMVFLENFHVFNCRSEYRSAFRVPLTRNLVLVAGVLAAQGIHILAMHIPFMQSVLRVAPVSTGEWLSLFLLASVVLVVMELFKLAKRYSSSTITAVP
- a CDS encoding YbjQ family protein, coding for MIITTTREIPGKRVVRTLGLVSGNIVRSRNIGRDVLAGLKNIVGGEIKEYTELMSMSRRDAVKRMVEEAERLGANAVVEVRFVTAQVAATAAEILAYGTAVIVEDE
- a CDS encoding CtsR family transcriptional regulator gives rise to the protein MRSLPTLADSIAEYIKRRVAESPHGYVEIRRNDLAERFQCVPSQVTYVLATRFHVRTGFVVESRRGGGGYIRVVRLPSAQNGLARELYRLIGSRIGSREAREIVLRLRAEGLIGERETRLISGAVDDRTLRVLDFPWRNLVRASILKEMLSALLHEAAGPGSGRRAGKGDEGTP
- a CDS encoding UvrB/UvrC motif-containing protein, with the translated sequence MICERCKQQPASVHYTEVINNQKRQMYLCPACAEEAHKAFDLGAPLNLHNLLAGLMGPGNVKEVPENEAEFLCETCGLSDAAFGKYGLLGCGGCYQYFGERLEPLLRRIHGSTRHTGKVPQRSRNKYLLIQEVDRLRAQMREAVEKEEFERAAALRDAIRDLQQRLA
- a CDS encoding protein arginine kinase, encoding MSLKNTLQSPYSQWMEDDAPESDVVISSRARLARSLAGYPFPHRLSPEQAEQVIQAVSLAVRNAEFRTRFGDVELVRMTELSPVDRWILVEKHLISPGFLKNTGSSFEYKGLVLTPDEQLSIMVNEEDHLRIQCLFPGLQLEAAARTADEADSLLEKTLDFAFSDRIGYLTACPTNVGTGLRASVMVHLPGLVLLGQVKEVLTTVSRLGLTVRGLFGEGTDAVGNLFQVSNQVTLGHRESEITGNLASVTRQVIEQERSARQQLVRQMPVVMRDRVGRALGILKHAHTLGVEEAMRLISDVRLGVMAGLLKGPPSRVLLELMVITRPSYLVRVSGRELSPPEWDELRATLVRELVNAHSGEHPGAQDGRDTGRRPEEKKKI